AACGCTACAGGCGGGCAAGGAAGCCGACATCGTTCTCGTCGAGGGGCAGGGCTCCATCATTCACCCGAGCTACTCGGGCGTGACCTACGGCCTGCTGCACGGCTCGCTTCCGCACGCGATGATCATGTGCGCGCAGCCGTCGCGGACGGCGATCAACAACCATTCCTGGGTGAAGATTCCACCGCTCGCGGAGTTCATCGAGATGCAAGAAGCGGCCGTCGCGCCTCTGAGGCCCGCGCCAGTCATCGCGGTGGCGCTCAACACCTACGATCTGAGCGAAAACGATGCGCGCGCCGCAATTGACCGCGCCATGCGCGAGACCGAACTGCCGGCAACCGATCCCGTTCGCTTCGATCCCACGCCGATCATCGACGCGATCGATGAATTCCACCGAGGGCGTTTTGGTGCCGTCCACCATCGCAACCGGCTTTCGGCGTCGCAATCGCAGCGCTGAACGCGGCGGCACAAAGATCCGGGCTCGACTGACGACCACGCAAGTGAAATGATGATTCGGGACAGCGAACGGTTGTGCGATCGGGGCGCACCGCATTAGTCATTCGCCTAACGTTGTCAGGAGCGGCAGTGAGCAGTGCCTGTGTGGTTCGCGTTCTCGGCTTGAGCAAGACGTATCGGGCCGGACTGGTGGGATGTACGGCGAGCGCTCGCGCGCTCCACGACGTCCACCTCGACGTGAAGTGCGGGGAAGTCGTAGCGGTCGTCGGTCCCGAAGGCGCCGGCAAAACGACGCTGTTGCTCTGTGCGGCTGGCTCGCTCGCCTGCGATGACGGTGTCATCGATCGGGCCGGACATGCCATGTATTTTCGCGATGTCCTGCATGCCAAGGCGTGCGCGGACGCGCCGGCGTGGGATCTCGCGCTCATCGACAACGTCGATCGAGTGTATGGTGACGTTGCCGCGGCCTTTGTGTTGCTATCGGCGGCACGTCGTGCGCGCGAGGCTGGCGCCGCCATGCTGGTCGCCGCGCGCGAAGCACGGGCGGTCGAGAGAATTGCCGATCGCATTCTGCGCATCGAGCGCGGTCGCCTTTCTTCAATCGCGCCGACGATGTACGCGTCCGTGAGATCGAGGGTTGCGGAGATCGTCGTCCGTTGACCGTCATTCCGGGTGCGTCTAGCATTCGCGAATGCAGGAATTCAGGCTCTACAATACGCTCACTCGCCAAGTCGAGCCGTTCGCTCCTGCCGACGGCGACACCGTCCGCATCTACAGCTGCGGTCCAACGGTCTATAACCCTGCGCACCTAGGAAATTTTCGCACCTTTCTTTTCGTCGATCTCCTTCGGCGCACGCTGCGCTTGCGCGGCTGGAAGGTGCGTCAGGTCATGAACCTCACCGACGTCGACGACAAGATCATTCGTCGCGCGGCGGAGCAGGGAAAGACAATCCGCGAAGTCACCGAGCCAATCACGGAGATCTTCTTCCGTGACCGCGACTATCTCCGCATCGAGCCGGCAGAGGCCTATCCCAAGGCGACGGATTACGTGCCGCAGATGATCGCGCTCGTGCAGCGGCTCATCGACAAGGGCGTGGCGTATCAGGCAGAGGATCGATCCGTGTACTTCGCGATCGATCGCTTTCCCTCGTACGGCAGGTTGTCACGGCTCGACAAGCGCGAGGTGAAGACCGGCGCGCGTGTCGCGCAGGACGACTACTCGAAAGAGAACGCCCAGGACTTCGCTCTCTGGAAAGCGGCGAAGCCGGAAGACGAACGGGTCCACGCGGCGTGGGATTCGCCGTGGGGCCGCGGTCGCCCCGGTTGGCACCTCGAGTGCTCGGCGATGGCGATCGATCTGCTCGGCGAAACACTCGACATCCACTGCGGTGGCATCGATCTCATCTTTCCGCATCACGAGGACGAGATCGCCCAGTCAGAAGCCGCGACCGATCGCACCTTTTCACGCTTTTGGTGTCACGGAGCCTTCCTTCTAACCGAGGGCGCGAAGATGGCGAAGCGTCTCGGCAACGTGACGACCGTGAAGGACATGCGAGAGTCGCGGATACCGGCCGCGGCCGCGCGTCGCTTCGTCTACAACACTCATTATAGGAAGGAGCTGAACCTCACCGAGGAGGCGCTCGAGGCGTCGATCGACGCCGTGCGGCGAATCGGCACCTTCGCCGACCGGCTGAGGCGAGCGAGCGGGGGCACTCCCGCGCTGGCCAAGGCGGCCGACGAGCTGACCCGCGATGCCGAGTCTGCCTTGTTCGACGACTTGAATGCGCCGGAGGCCATGGCGGCGCTGTCGGTCTTCGTCAACCGGGCGAACGCCGAATTTGACCGTGGTGGCAACGACGCGGCGGCGATCGTCAAGGCGCGCGAAGCATTCGCCCGGGTCAATGGCGTCCTGGACATCGTCCCTGAATCCGAGGAAGCCGAATCGGCGCTGAAGGTGTGGGTGGAGGAGCGATTGGCGGCTCGTCGGGAGGCGCGGGCGAAGCGGGATTTCGCCACGGCGGATCGGATTCGACAGGAGCTGGCAGACCGAGGCGTACAGATCGAGGACACGCCGGAGGGAACGACATGGCGTTTGAGCAGGTAGTGGACGGAGAGCGAGCGCATCGCGAACGACTCCAGATTGGCCGCGCGAGCGAAGGGAGCCGTAACTCCGCGTGAGGTCGCGGCTTGACACTCATTTTCTGGCCGACTATTGTACGAGTCTCGCGCAAAAACGGCCCTTGCTGACGTAGCTCAATCGGCAGAGCTCCGGTTTTGTAAACCGGCGGTTGTGGGTTCGATTCCCACCGTCAGCTCTCGGACGAGACGCACCGTTCGTCGTCGAGCGCCGAGAGCGCGCGTGTAGCACGAGGGTGGAGGGCGAAGCGGAGGAAGGGAGGCGCGTGTCCGGTGGGGTACCCAAGCGGCCAACGGGAGCAGACTGTAAATCTGCCGGCTCACGCCTTCGAAGGTTCGAATCCTTCCCCCACCATGCGACTCGTCAGGCGAGTCGAGCGGGACGAGAAGTCGCGGGAGTAGCTCAGTTGGTAGAGCGCAAGCCTTCCAAGCTTGATGTCGCGGGTTCGAGCCCCGTCTCCCGCTCGTAGACGAGTAGTAGAGTGATGCAGGACAAGAAGGAGTTGCTCGCGTAGCTCAGTTGGTAGAGCACACCCTTGGTAAGGGTGAGGTCATCGGTTCAATCCCGATCGCGAGCTCCTGGTGAGAGAGATTGAGAGAGTTTGAAAGCGGTGCGGAACGAGCAGCCGGTCGGAAGGCGCGCGCCTTTCGGCGGGCTGTCGGCTGCGTAGCGACGACTCCTGCACAGCCGCAACCTGGGAGCTGATGTCGAATGCCACGAGAAAAGATCATCCTCGCCTGCGGCGAGTGCAAAAATCGGAATTACTTCACCACGAAGAACAAGCGCCTGCATCCGGAACGCGTGGAGTGGAAGAAGTACTGCCCGCGTTGTGACAAGCATCAGGTCCATAAGGAAACGAAGTAACATGGCCGTCGACGTCGCACGACCACCGCAAGGCGCGCCACCTGCGCCAGCGGGGAGCAGCTGGTGGACGCGGCTCGTCGCGTTCTACCACGGCGTAATCGCGGAGCTGAAGAAGGTGACCTGGCCCGATCGCGGCCAGGTACAACAAGCCACGATCGCCATCATCATCTTTGTCCTCGTGCTCGCGCTTTTCATCACCGTGCTGGATTGGGCGCTCAGTCTCGTGCTCGTTC
This region of Gemmatimonadaceae bacterium genomic DNA includes:
- a CDS encoding ATP-binding cassette domain-containing protein encodes the protein MSSACVVRVLGLSKTYRAGLVGCTASARALHDVHLDVKCGEVVAVVGPEGAGKTTLLLCAAGSLACDDGVIDRAGHAMYFRDVLHAKACADAPAWDLALIDNVDRVYGDVAAAFVLLSAARRAREAGAAMLVAAREARAVERIADRILRIERGRLSSIAPTMYASVRSRVAEIVVR
- the cysS gene encoding cysteine--tRNA ligase, encoding MQEFRLYNTLTRQVEPFAPADGDTVRIYSCGPTVYNPAHLGNFRTFLFVDLLRRTLRLRGWKVRQVMNLTDVDDKIIRRAAEQGKTIREVTEPITEIFFRDRDYLRIEPAEAYPKATDYVPQMIALVQRLIDKGVAYQAEDRSVYFAIDRFPSYGRLSRLDKREVKTGARVAQDDYSKENAQDFALWKAAKPEDERVHAAWDSPWGRGRPGWHLECSAMAIDLLGETLDIHCGGIDLIFPHHEDEIAQSEAATDRTFSRFWCHGAFLLTEGAKMAKRLGNVTTVKDMRESRIPAAAARRFVYNTHYRKELNLTEEALEASIDAVRRIGTFADRLRRASGGTPALAKAADELTRDAESALFDDLNAPEAMAALSVFVNRANAEFDRGGNDAAAIVKAREAFARVNGVLDIVPESEEAESALKVWVEERLAARREARAKRDFATADRIRQELADRGVQIEDTPEGTTWRLSR
- the rpmG gene encoding 50S ribosomal protein L33 — its product is MPREKIILACGECKNRNYFTTKNKRLHPERVEWKKYCPRCDKHQVHKETK
- the secE gene encoding preprotein translocase subunit SecE codes for the protein MAVDVARPPQGAPPAPAGSSWWTRLVAFYHGVIAELKKVTWPDRGQVQQATIAIIIFVLVLALFITVLDWALSLVLVRGVPSLFAR